In Vespula pensylvanica isolate Volc-1 chromosome 2, ASM1446617v1, whole genome shotgun sequence, the genomic window taataatcgtcaaaattgaaaaaaaaaaaaagaaaaactgaatccaaacaattattatttaatccatgaataaataaataaataaataaataaataaataaatatatatatatatttatacattatttattaataacatatattaaaacaaacaaaagattcCGAAAACTATTATAtctcattataaatataaaatgagatCTTATGTTTTCTataacttcttttctctttttttctttgtttccacATTGTCAAAATCAATCGGATCagtctataatttttttttttttttaatatatttttatatatatatagttcgaGCGTGGAtaaattactaaaaaaaagaagtaacgtTTTTTACGAAGTAATCTcagtaaatttaatttttagaatACCATCGAGATTGAACGATAATGACGATTCGAGTCATGACGATGTGGTCGATCATATCCCGATGTCGATAATCTTACCGCAATTACCGTACCTCACTGAAATGTCCTTGAACATGGGCATGATCTATATGGACGATGGTTTCGAATGGAGAGATTTCGAGTGAGCAACTGAGAATTAcgcgaaaataaatatttgatattgaaatctttgtttctttttttttcttctcttttcttctctctctctctttatatttttaatcctttttcttttctgcttgGATATATTAATCTTAACCAATGTGAAAAGATTTTCAGTGAATGACTGTTCGAGTCTTGGCGAAGGATTGAAAAGTTgctacaatttaaaaaaattcagtTTGACGAGAAGCAAGTTGGATCGGGCCAGAGTTGCTGCTCTACTACAGAAACTTATCACAAATGAAAATGTTAGCGAAgtgttacataaaaaaaaaaaaaacaaaaacggaCGTgataagtatttaaaaaaaaaaaaaaaaaaacaacaacaattgatttcaatttattttgtcCATTCGTTTTCTGTTCGAGGTAGCTTGAAGAATTAGATTTCTCGCATTGCAAGCTATTCGATTTGGGAGCACAAGCTGTCGCTGAATTTATATCGTTACACAAACGATTGAAAGTTCTTCGGTTGGTCAACAACATGATTGGAAGCGAGGGTATAGCTGGTATAGTTAACGTATTGTTAGAAAGGAAATCAGTAGTTTTGAGTCATCTCGATTTGAGATTGAATCCATTGGGTGAGGCCGGTGGTGCTCATATTTGCGCACGTAAGTAGATAATAATATGCTCTATTaaatatcgagagagaaaaaaattaaaagaaaaacaaaaaaaaaagaccaaaaaaaaagagacgaagttGAGAACCACTgactcgaaaaagaaagagaatgaaacaAGATAGTTCGAgttctaatttaaaaaaatccaagacgcatataaaatattggatGACGTgcattcacacacacacacacacacacacacacacacacacacacacacacacaaatgtaCAAACAACTTACCcaacaatgaaaatttattgtttattcgtTAATAGTGTTATTGAGAAACAAGCATCTTGAGATTCTAAATGTCAGCAGTTGCGAATTAAACTCAGCCATCGGAGAAGTGATAGCCCAGATATTTACAGAGTCTTCGGATATAAATGTCGAAACGTTCAAGATTGATCTGTCAAATAACAATTTCGGTCCAATAGGTGAGACTTAAGATTTCGAATTGCTATCTCGTTAGAGTTTTGACGTCTTTATGATCAGAGTTTACATCCACGTTAATTATGTTgtagttatttaaatatgtatgtatgtatgtatgtatgtatgtatgtatgtatgtatatttttttttcttttttcaaatttagaTCTTTTATGatctgtatttctttttcagttttcgttctgatttttttttttccccttattAAGCTACTTTCAAAATGTATTTCACAAGGGACATTTCTGTTTGAGATTTCTCACGAAATTATTGGAAGGcgatcaaatttaatattatattcaagaGAATTTgagagtatttttttttgtttttttttttttttaatttaatttaattaagaaaaatgaaaaaagaagttctTTTGAAATACGAAAGCTCCTTcaaattactttaattatcttaataatCTCCAATAACGATTttagttaatttttatatttccagtTGGCAAATTGTTTGAGAAGGTCGTTGAagtcaataaatatatcattggATTCGACGCACGAATGTGCAATTTCACAAAGGAATCCGAATCCTCGATATGGCAAAGTGTACTTAGGTGAGCCATCAACcgtatatagataattttcaAACCTTTGCCCTACAAAAGAATGGgattcattgaatttttaagCACTCTCGATCGACTTCGAATCACTCGTTCAACTTACAACTGAGATAATGAATTCTTGAAAGTGCATTTCGCtcgattttattacaatattacgtCATTCCTTCACTATAATATATCCATaattcatagaaaaaatattacgagagCCATATTTAAAAACTAATTTCCTTCGTAGTAATTTAacgttgaaaggaaaaaaaaaaaaaaaaaaagaagaagcaaaagaaagaaagaaagaaagaaaaaaaatagcatATAAGATTCAACGTCGCATTACAGACTTAATCTagaattacaaattaaaaatatttattaattattaatcatcatCATGGTCGCAAACATAAACgttgattgataaaaaaaaaaagtaaaaaaagaagccaTATTTAAAAGCTATTTAGCTCGATCGTCGTATTaacttaatattaaaagagaaaagaaaaaaagatttatgacTTCGTATTATCAcctaaattataaaattcaaataaaatatttttcgtcatTGTTAAATAGTTTCTGTGTTCAATAGTTTCTTGTAAACATGAAACTTCTATACGACGAGAGAGCTATTTTGTACACGACACGGAAATATATGGGACTTGAAAAGAGCTTCTCGTCGTCATCGACGTAGCTCAACGTCGTTCTCCTTGTAATATTCATGAATATCGATCCTACGATGAATTCGTTGGCATCTGTACGCGTGGATCTAATCGAGCACGAGTTAGAATcaagaaagaggaaacgaaaaggaagagggatagaaaaataaataaataaatatatatatatatatacaaaaaaaaagtagaacaaATTTATCAtccaacgagagagagagagagagagagatcgaatcTAACATGACATAAATTAATCTAATGCCTACTTCGCGAAGCCGTTAACTATTCTTCTCACGAAAACTTCTTACCTCGTGAATATTTCTTGGCAGGCAGCCAAAgcttaaagaagaagaagaaaaaaaaaaagaagaagaaaaattattatcgtttgaaTTTCTCAACGATTAAAGTCGACGACCTCTCTTGttcgatgatcgataaaaaaaaagagaagggagagaagtaaaaaaaaaaaaaaaaaaaaagaaaagaaaagacatgcgacattatttttatctgttagaattgtttttaacaatttcCCAGGACatattcatctctcttttttcttccttctttttttatttatttatttatttatttatttattttctttttttttttggttttccaactactactactactactactactactactactactattactgctattactagtaaaaaatttaatatgacAACAGGGatgtttttattgatttttattgtttttctttaaagatacgcaatatgtacgtaagtgggtgaaaaatttttcttgaacgatcttaaaacgatcgacgacACTTTTCTTCtcacgaaacttttttttggatataagaatgttttacgattttatatgtaggaatatttttgtaatttgaagaattaaaaaaagtacgTCTACGGAATCtagaaaaagagtaaacgaTTTTGAAAATCATCTAGGAACTTTCGATCGGGACATaaagatatatctatgtgtataacAAGTtgtcgagataaaaaaaaaagagaaaaaaaaaagagagagacagaaagagagagaaaaaaaaagaagaacaaaaagcgCAAGGTTTTAACCTgaatatttccttcttttcagAAACAAGCAAAAAAGAGCACAGAGAAAAGTATCTGGTATACAACGAAAAAGTACTCCATCGTTATCACTTCGCTCAGATTCTGAGTACCCAAAGATGGAGAAGACCGTTAACGACATCGTCTCCGTCGAAGGTGAAGATCGATTAgatttttaactttatatttttctcatgaatctatgtatatatgtataactatatacgtatgcatatatagacGAGACAAAGATGATTCTCAATTCTCGAGTCGAATTTGCGGAAGACGTTTCTCCGATTGAAATAAACAACATGGTGGCgatcaataatttcataaaagaagaagataacaacgaagaaaataataaagaagtttTATAagtgtaaaattattttgttgtattaaataattattctgcTTCTCCAatttgatacatatatatatatgtgtgtgtgtgtgtgtgtgttatatttataaaaagacaaaagaaaaaaataaaaacgatactAATTTTAaatcgcaattttttttttcatttttaataaatccaatatatatatatatatatatatatatatatatatacatatataaagaaatattagaaatacaaaaatttattaaataattaacttaGCTCTGCGATATGATtccaaaaaggaaaaaaaaaaaaagaaagaaagaaagaaagaaagaaagaaaaagagttaacttcaaatgaaaatttttacgatttcaaatataataataattacgtgaTTTGTggatgtaagaaaaaaaaaaaaaagaaaaaaagagagagagagagagaaaaaaggaaaaaaaaatcgcaaagctaaaaattaatttttacgataGATTTAAAATGAGACTGTTAAATTTCGTCGAAATTTCGTTCGTACGAAAAATCCAAATTTGTATGTGTTGATTCGTTACTCATCCTAAAGATATTAAGGGTGGGCGGGTGGTTGCGGGTTTGtgaggagggaggaggagggggtAGTGAGGCATGAGGGGGAGGATGTTCGCACGCGCACGCATGCGCACAAGAGTATATATCTTATGGCGATATTCAACATGGAACGTTAAAAGTAGGCAGCAGTAAAGCATAACAGTTTCTACGGATTTGCCAGTGGGAAGCTACGGCGCGTAAAGTCGATGGAAATTGGAGCGTTCGACCGTGTATAGAGTTCAAGGGGATGATACCGACGACTTcgttcatatgtatatatatacatatatatatatatatatgtatatgtatatatgcgaaGCGCCCTCGAACGAACTTGCACGCGATCGCATCAAATTAGATTCCACTATCGAAGAACACCGAATTACCACTCTATttccttgtatatatatatatgtatgtatgtatgtatgtatgtatgtatgtatgtatgtatatatgtatatgagtaTATGGCATGATCCGATAAATCCGTCGAGTTCGCCGATCAAGATGACCTTTTCTTCAACGATTTCGATCGACAATGAACAATTAACTGAGATGGGAATGATCTCTtgacaataattaaatacgtAAAACCTACGTTCGCAGATGGCGCTGTATTAGTTggttattatatcgtatataacctaattattaatgaacgtagaaaaatattttttttttcttcttcttcgaacataattattaatagtatttttctaacaaaaaatatatatatatatatttgtttacttaacgaatcaatgatataaaagctcattgaaaatattcgataatgtAATATGTAGATACACTTAACCTCCAATTtgcattaataaaagaaaaaaaagaaaaagaaattaatcaagCTGctctttcaaataaataaattcaaactaatgaataatataatataataatattaatgaatgtgATCGAATCAGTTGACCTAGATCCTCTTGTTAGGGAAAGAGATCTATTTGTCCTTACAAAACGTTAATTTATGTAAacctcgttctttctctctgttgaacacatacgtacatacatacatacatacacacgtatatacatatatatatatatatatatatccgtgtCTGTTttcaagtatataatataaaataatgcgAAAGGTAGATATACAAGAAGTATGTACATTAATCGATAACGCTACAAATTTCCATTTATCGACCGTCCCCAAcaacatacaaatataaattcgtaGTATAACACGTGCCCTTATTTCGCGAACAACCATTCTTAACGCTTTTGTACATCGTGCATGCGATAAAACGTAAtccaaattattatatattccacgtatacatatatacgtatatacaatgatattatacataatgatATTACACGTAAttatttgaacatttttatctctcgattCATAACTGACTTTAATTTGATTACATACCGATCTAAGGAATTTTAACGATGGCAATATGTCTACTAACCCCCACCCTACGTCTCTAACTTCTTCTCTCTACAcatacttaataataatacttttctataattttttaaaaactgtCTGATGTTCACGAAGTTTACATTTCATTTTCGTAATGAGCGAGTACCTTTTACGCGGtacttatacatttatatatatacgtgtatgtgtatatgtgtgtgtgtgtgtgtgtgtgtggtgctctcaagagaaagaaaaagataaagaaagactTTTCTAGTCTTCTCAAGTTAAATTTTGCTAAAACTTAAACACGCTCGATGCTTTTATCTTCATTCGTGTCACTTATATAcacatcaaatatatatatatatatatatatatatatatatatatatataactacgaGCACGTATACGTATAGGGTATCtcattttcaaacgattaaaCGATCAAACATTACCGAGGGTATTGGTTTTACAATGAAATGTTTCATATAAAGGGTTTTATATAGAGGTTTTCACGAAAATATGTAACACGTTGTTCGCTTTTCGTAAAGAGCCATTTCTTGGCAAAACACaaaagttataattttttattaaaggagAAATCGACGTTTTAAATCCGACAAAAAATGATCGAGAATATCGAGAAACACGtaggatttaattttttaattgatatatctcGTCGatggttatttattttttttttgacgagtTTTAAGTTTTAACTCGATTTAAAACtcgacttttttctcttcctagagatgaaaaaatatttcggatAAAAGTTACTCggtttgtcttttttcttttttttttttttttgcgttatAATATGCTGTCATTATAAAAAACGTTggttcttatttaaaaaagaataaaaataaaaaataaaaataaataaaaataaaagaggaaagaaaaacaaaagaatctCGAAGTGGTCTTGAAACGTTgtattaaacaaaacaaaacaaaaaaagaaaagaatagaaaaaaaaaaacgataaacgCCAAAATATTTCCACCTTAAAGTCGGATAACTCTTGTTCGAAGAATTTCTTGTTAAGAATGTCGTCctttcgaggaaaaaaaatttgtatcgtCATATTTTGGACACCCGGTATACCTGCATATACCGTAATACACGTAATacagttattattatattatattaagtatGACTCgaatcagaaaaaaataaaaaaatataaaaaaaaaaaaaacaagggggaaagaaaaaagcacaCATTAAAAACTTGATACGTGAACtgacaaataatttcataatgataaaatgaaataaagatataaaaaaatatatatatatatattgtttacaaTATCGAAATGACACGGTATTAAAGAGAATTAACAAACCGTGTAATCTAAGAGTGGTACGAataagagtaattgatttttcgaaaatcatttataaactTACGGCCCACCCTGTGCgcacgtatgtataatacatattatacgttcaaaatgaatatttattaataccaagcggaataaaaatgaatgtgtgacgttagaataattaaaatacacaCCAATTAACTATCGCGATGAGATATGCAATATAGGTGCTAGGTATTCCATTGCAAATGGTTGGATATAAAGGGGTGTTACGTGATTACTATGAGCCGGTATTACAGAAAatgattatacatatattcgacacaaaatacaatttcttcatacatatatatatacatatctacatatatacatatacatataaaagacTTCAAGATATCTTGGACGGCTAAAACGAAATTGGAACGAAGCCACGTATACATGTTACTTGAATATGCTTCGTCttgcaaaagaagaaaaagaaaaagaaaaagaaaaaggaaaatccgAAACAAAATCGGAATCTTGGTAGAAatagaaactaaaaaaaaaaaagaaagaaagaaagaaagaaagaaagaagagcatTTTCAAACTAGAGTACTTACGAACgttcacaaattttttatcacacatacacacacaaaacgaaggaaaaaaaaagttaagtagatatatatatatatatatatat contains:
- the LOC122637866 gene encoding dynein regulatory complex subunit 5; the protein is MRIPHTITENIFEAYKCSTESSLLPYEQRRTLISENFNWDDNIVPELKILALGVIVSLWEKYPILEELSNCMDQDVIIETLPTDLPFELTITKITDEHYWERAAKNRWSFNNPNDYGNSWRRLYCERHLAEYLENFEASYFESQREDCMKILELSSEHVRVLKLHSLKPTKIPSRLNDNDDSSHDDVVDHIPMSIILPQLPYLTEMSLNMGMIYMDDGFEWRDFEFSVNDCSSLGEGLKSCYNLKKFSLTRSKLDRARVAALLQKLITNENLEELDFSHCKLFDLGAQAVAEFISLHKRLKVLRLVNNMIGSEGIAGIVNVLLERKSVVLSHLDLRLNPLGEAGGAHICALLLRNKHLEILNVSSCELNSAIGEVIAQIFTESSDINVETFKIDLSNNNFGPIVGKLFEKVVEVNKYIIGFDARMCNFTKESESSIWQSVLRNKQKRAQRKVSGIQRKSTPSLSLRSDSEYPKMEKTVNDIVSVEDETKMILNSRVEFAEDVSPIEINNMVAINNFIKEEDNNEENNKEVL